The segment ACGACATCCAGACTACTTTTTATATTTCTGTTTGTTTTAATGTCCATAGTTCACTTCTCCCTACTTGGTTTATATCTACAAATAAAATAACCTTTTTTCTAAAATTTCTCAGTAATCACTTTTTTGTTCATAGAGCTTCTCTATCTTTTAGGCAAGTGGTTTTGTCTTTGTCTTAGCACTATGCCAGCCACACCAGGGACATCCATCAGTCAAAAGTTCTTCTCGAGGCACCATCTTATCACACTGGGGACATGTATCTTTTTCTACAATGGCTTTCTTCCAGGCATCCGTCTCAACATTTGTTCCAGAGGGAAATTCCAAGCCATATCTGGCAGCAGTTTCAAATGAGGCAAGAGCTGCCCTTATCTTGATACCAAGAAGCTCAACTCCAGCTAAAGATATGGCTATATCTGCATTAATTACCAAGCCTTTATCCAGGATTCGGTCTATTACATCTACTAATGACCCTGAACTATCCTTTGTGGCTTCCAAAGTCATTTAAAATAGTCTCCTTTTTAATCTCTTTTTACTTTTCTTCTGATGTCTCAATTCTCTTACGCATTCTTTTTCGTTCAAACCCAAAGAGATTTCCATTATCGTCTACAATAGCCTCATAGATTGCCAGAATATCCATCTGGTCAGGAATTGATTTTTTTTCAATCATTTCTACAATTATACGCCAGCCTTTTTCATCTTTGATAGCTCCTACTGTAGAAGAAAGCTTTAATCCTGTTAGTTTATTTAATTCCTTACGAGTCTTCTCAATTAATTCTCCTATAGAATTTACCATTTAACTTCACCTCCTTTATCGCTTTCCTTCTTTATATTTTCTAATAGCTTCCAATCTTTCTAAAAGTTTTCTTTCCTGCTCATTGTATTCTTCTCCGGAAATAAGACCAGCTTCAAGGTCCATCTGGATACTTATAAGATTTTCTTGCACTTTAGAGTCATCAAGGTATTCAGCTTCTGCTTGCTTTTTTATCTTATCAGCCATCCATACCAACCCCTTTACAGGGGTAAGCAAAATATCATCGATTATAAACATCTTAATCGTTATATATGACAATATTAACAAAATTATAAGGTGGAACTGGTCCCACATAATTAAACTTTATTCTCTGACCATATTTTTTATCAAAATTGTCCATTAATGTATCAAACTCCTTTTCTCTCGCTCTATCTATTAAAAAAGCAGCATTTAAAATCATGTTATCTCCATAAACCTTGACATTTTTAGCATTGTATGCTGATTTCCTTAAGACATTGAATATCTCTTTTGCCTCCTTCTCTTTTTTGTTCTCCAGGGCAGTCTGCACCATCTTTCCAATCTCTATTCTATCCATATAACTTACTTCAATTGATTCTTTAGAAATTTTCTCTTTAAATCGTTTTATTTCTTTATTCTCTTCAACGATTTCGTTAAAAATAATATTCATATCTTTCCACCATGCTTTAACTCCTAATTCAATTTTATTATCCATATCTCGGAGAAGATTTTTAAACTCTAAATATCTCTTATCAAGAAGGTTTCTTATTTCATCGGCATTGGAGGCAATAGTACAGAATCTTACCGGCAAAACAGTGTAATCTTTCATAACTTCCTCAATAACCTTTTGGTGAGCAAGTAGATTCTCCCGACTTACCATATACTTCTCCATTGGTGAGTTGCTGATTACCATCGCTAAGTTTTTATAGGATATAGTAGTTACTTCATCGCCTCTGCCACCAATGCCAATAGAGCCAAAATTCCTATCCTCCTTGTTCTGAATTATACAGTAAATATATTTGCCTTCCTTTATCATTTTCTTGGGTCCATGAGGTCTTTTATTATCCTGACTGAGATAAAATCCCCTGCCTTTTCCTTTTCAAATGAGTGTTTGCTTCCATGACAATAAAGACTGAGAAGTTTATAAGCATTGTTCAGCTCAGCAAATCTGGATCGGGTCTCGGGATTATGGAGATTCTTATCAGGATGATATTTAAATGCTAATTTACGATAGGCTTTCTTCATTTCTAATTGTGTAACTTTATTGCTTAATCCTAATGTATTCATTGCTTTATTTAATGCTTCAAATTCAACTTTTTTTATTTCCACTGTGCTAAAACTATATGGAGGAAGAGGGCCTATGCAACGGAAATTTAATCTTCCACCAAATTTTTGATCCACTTCCTTTATTCTTTGATCAAATTCTCTCTCTTTATTCTTATCCAATAAGAAAGCACAATTTAAAATCATACTATCATCCATAATAACTTCGTGACGTCGAAATTCTATAGCTTCACTTTTTAAAAAATTTAATATTTGTGAGTTACACTCATTCTTTTGCCTGTCTAAGACTTTCTTTACCATCGCTCCTACCTTTATCATATCTTCTAAAGTTCCTTTAGAAGACTTTGATAAAACCTCTTCCTTGAATTTCTTGATTTCAGATATCTCACCTATCTCCTTCAAAATTGAGTCTAAATCATCAAAGCTAACTACTATATCAAGTTCTATTTTTCCATTTATATATCGCAAAGTATCTTTAAATTCTCTGTATCCCTTCCTCAATACCTCTTGAACATCTTCATTACCTGAGACTGTAGTCCCAAATTTGACAGGAATGATAGTATAGTTTTTCATTATATTTTCAATAACAAATTGATGTCTCATAAGAAATTTAATCAATGTATCCTTCATCAAGGAAGAGTAATTTACATTTAGGGAATCACTTACACAGGCAGCGATATCTTTATGAGAAATTGTGTAGACCTCCTCATCTGCAGTAATACCTATAGATCCAAAGTATTTTTCTTCGTTAGTCTCTATAATGCCATAAATATACATTTTTATCTGGCAGTTTTTCTCCGTGTAATTAAAACACTCTTTTTTTTGCTTGCTCCTACAATCTTAAGCTCGACTAATTGCCCTTCTCTTAGTTCTGCTTCTTTTCGAATGTTATCTGGGATAGCAATTTTTCCATCCTTATCCACTTTTGAAAATGTTCTCATTAAAGTCATTTTCTCACCTCCTATTTTTTGCTTGGTTCTTTTTGCTCCTCGCCTTTCTAATACCCAAAAATCTCAATTCCTGCATCTTCCTTCACAAAGGAAGATTATTTACTAACTATTAATATTTTTTAACAGTATTTATCTATCAGTTCCCTTACTAATTTTTTTACCCTTTCCTGATTGGTTTTTGAGCCTACACGGCTGGTCTCCGAGGCTAAAATATCCTGACAGACTTCCCTGAAAATCTGATTATCTTTTTTAATAGTTCCATTAAGCACTCTTAGGCTTTTAGCAATCATTATACATCCACGAATAGTTGGATAAAATTCACACTCACCTGAATCTCTTAAAGACCTTACGATATCTACTATTTTTTCTGCCTCTTTACTGCTCAAGCCCGATTTTGCTTTAGTTATGGCAATCTCTGTTTTTCTATCATAGTGATCAAGGTCAATGGTTACCATTCTATCTCTTAAGGCATCCTGGCTACGATGTACTCCAGCATATTCCTCAGGATTAGAAGT is part of the Acidobacteriota bacterium genome and harbors:
- a CDS encoding gas vesicle protein; translation: MTLEATKDSSGSLVDVIDRILDKGLVINADIAISLAGVELLGIKIRAALASFETAARYGLEFPSGTNVETDAWKKAIVEKDTCPQCDKMVPREELLTDGCPWCGWHSAKTKTKPLA
- the gvpO gene encoding gas vesicle protein GvpO translates to MVNSIGELIEKTRKELNKLTGLKLSSTVGAIKDEKGWRIIVEMIEKKSIPDQMDILAIYEAIVDDNGNLFGFERKRMRKRIETSEEK
- a CDS encoding gas vesicle protein GvpG, whose protein sequence is MFIIDDILLTPVKGLVWMADKIKKQAEAEYLDDSKVQENLISIQMDLEAGLISGEEYNEQERKLLERLEAIRKYKEGKR
- a CDS encoding GvpL/GvpF family gas vesicle protein; protein product: MIKEGKYIYCIIQNKEDRNFGSIGIGGRGDEVTTISYKNLAMVISNSPMEKYMVSRENLLAHQKVIEEVMKDYTVLPVRFCTIASNADEIRNLLDKRYLEFKNLLRDMDNKIELGVKAWWKDMNIIFNEIVEENKEIKRFKEKISKESIEVSYMDRIEIGKMVQTALENKKEKEAKEIFNVLRKSAYNAKNVKVYGDNMILNAAFLIDRAREKEFDTLMDNFDKKYGQRIKFNYVGPVPPYNFVNIVIYND
- a CDS encoding GvpL/GvpF family gas vesicle protein translates to MYIYGIIETNEEKYFGSIGITADEEVYTISHKDIAACVSDSLNVNYSSLMKDTLIKFLMRHQFVIENIMKNYTIIPVKFGTTVSGNEDVQEVLRKGYREFKDTLRYINGKIELDIVVSFDDLDSILKEIGEISEIKKFKEEVLSKSSKGTLEDMIKVGAMVKKVLDRQKNECNSQILNFLKSEAIEFRRHEVIMDDSMILNCAFLLDKNKEREFDQRIKEVDQKFGGRLNFRCIGPLPPYSFSTVEIKKVEFEALNKAMNTLGLSNKVTQLEMKKAYRKLAFKYHPDKNLHNPETRSRFAELNNAYKLLSLYCHGSKHSFEKEKAGDFISVRIIKDLMDPRK